GACCGGCGACGTGTGGAGCGCGACACCGGCGCCGGTCCAGAATTACACACCGTACGTCGTGCGCCACGAGCCGGGACAGTCGTCGTTCGAGCACGAGCACACGCGGATCAGGACGCATCTCGTGTGCGGCATTGCCGAGAACGACGCGGTCAAGATTTCGGTGCTGCGGCTGACTAACGATGATGGCCGGCGGCGCAGGATCATCCTCACCGCCTACACCGAGCTCACGCTCGGCGTGCTCCGCGAGCACACGCAACATCAGGTGCGAACGTCGTTCGAGGCGGACCTGGGGGCGATCTTCGCGCAGAATACGTTCGATCCCGAGTTCGCCGAATGGGTGGCGTTCACGGCGGTGAGCGAACGCGTGATCGGTCACACCGGCGACCGGAGGGAGTTCCTCGGGCGGAACGGCGCGCCCAATGCTCCGGCGGCACTCGCGCGCGCCGCGACGGGTAGCGGATCCGCGAGCGTCCGGCGGAACCTCCTCGGCGCCGCGGGCGTGGGTCTCGATCCGTGCGCCGCGCTCCAATGCGAAATCGACATCGGGCCCGGAGAAACGCGAGACGTGGTCGTCATCCTGGGCGCGGCGCCGCGCCGCGCCGAGGCCCGGGAGCTCGCGGCGCGATACGGTGACGTTAGGCGAGCACAGTCGGCGGTGGCGCAGACCGTTGCCGGTTGGGCGGAACGGCTTTCGGTGATCACCGTGCGCACACCGGAACCGACCTTCGATGCGATGCTCAACCGATGGACGTTGTACCAGGCGCTCTCGTGTCGCATGTGGGCGCGCTCGGCGCTGTATCAGAGCGGCGGAGCCTACGGGTTCCGCGACCAGCTGCAGGACGTGATGGCGTTCGTCTATGCGGCGCCGGAGTTGGCGCGGGAACACATCGTTCGCGCCGCGGGGCGCCAGTTCATCGAGGGAGATGTGCAGCACTGGTGGCACCCGGGCAGCGGACGCGGTGTGCGAACGCGGTTCTCCGACGACATGGCGTGGCTTCCATACGTCGTCGATCACTACGTGCGCGTCACCGGCGACGCGTCGGTGCTCGATGCATCAGCGCCGTTTCTCACGATGCGGGCGCTCGAGCCGGGCGAGCACGAGGCATACGAGGTGCCGCAGGTGCCGGGGGAGACCGGAACGGTGTACGAGCACTGCATCCGCGCCTTACGGAAGGCGTGCACGGCCGGCGCGCACGGGCTGCCGCTGATCGGGGGCGGCGATTGGAACGACGGCATGAACCGTGTGGGGGTAGAAGGGCGCGGCGAGAGCGTCTGGCTGGCGTGGTTTCTCATCGCCACGCTGCGCGCGTTTGCGCCGGTCGCGGCCGCGCGTGGCGACGCCGCGCTCGCGGACGAATTCCTGACGCAGGCCGGCGCGTACGCGCGCGCCGTCGAGTCAGACGGCTGGGACGGCGAATGGTACCGCCGCGCCTACTTCGACGATGGCACGCCCTTGGGCTCCGCGTTAGGCGACGAATGCCGCATCGATTCGTTGGGCCAGAGCTGGAGCGTGATCTCGGCCGCCGGCGATCAAGAGCGGCAGTCGCGCGCGATGCGCTCGCTGGATGCGCATCTGGTGCGCGACGACGCGCGGCTCGTGCTGCTGCTCACTCCGCCGTTCGACCACACGCCTCACGATCCCGGCTACATCAAGGGCTACCTGCCGGGCGTCCGCGAAAACGGCGGTCAGTATACGCACGCGGCGCTCTGGGCGGCACTCGCAACGGCGCGACGCGGCGACGGTGATCGCGCGTTCGAGATGTTTCAGATGCTCAACCCCCTCACCCGCTCGCGAACGCCGACCGACGTCGACCGATACAAGGTCGAGCCCTACGTCGTAGCCGCCGATATTTATGCGGCCGAGGGACACGTTGGGCGCGGCGGATGGACGTGGTACACCGGCTCCGCGAGCTGGATGTATCGCGTGGGCGTGGAGGCGATTCTCGGTGTCGTGAAGCAGGGTGCGATGCTCTCGATACACCCCTGCCTTCCGCGCGATTGGCGGCAGTATGAAATTCGGTATCGCTATGGACGAAGTCTGTACATCATCGCCGTGCATGTCACAGACGACATCGCGGCCGCCGTTGCCATCAGCGTCGACGGCCAGGTGCTCGACACACCGGCGATCCCGTTGGTGGATGATGGCGCGCAGCATGACGTGACGGTGCAGCTGGGCCGCGCCGGGGCCGCTTTCGTCGAAAAACCCCTAATGACGCAATGAAAAAGATCGGATTCCTGTCCTTCGGTCATTGGACACCGTCGCGCCCATCGGTCGCGCGATCGGCGCGCGATGTCCTTCAGCAATCGATCGAGCTCGCCGTTGCGGCGGAACAACTCGGCGCGGACGGCTCGTACTTTCGCGTGCATCACTTTGCCCAGCAGCTCGGGTCTCCTTTTCCGCTTCTCGCGGCCGTCGCTGCCCGGACGAGTCGCATCGAGATCGGAACGGCGGTCATCGACATGCGGTACGAGAACCCGTTCTACATGGTCGAGAACGCGGGCTCGGCCGATCTGATCAGCAATGGCCGTCTCCAGCTCGGCATCAGCCGAGGCTCGCCGGAACAAGTCATCGAAGGCTGGCGTCACTTCGGCTACACGCCGCCCGAAGGGGGAACCGACGCGGACCTGGGTCGGCGTCATGCGGAAGTCTTTCTCGATCTGCTGCGCGGCGAAGGATTCGCCAAACCCAATCCTCGACCCATGTTTCCCAATCCGCCCGGGCTGCTTCGCCTCGAGCCCCATTCCCCCGGACTCCGCGATCGCATCTGGTGGGGATCGGCGTCTAACGCAACCGCTATCTGGGCCGCGCAGCATGGGATGAACCTCCAAAGCTCCACCCTCAAGGAAGACGAATCGGGCGAACCCTTTCACGTCCAGCAGGCCCGCCAGATCCGCATCTTCCGGCAAGCCTGGACCGACGCCGGGCATACACGCGAGCCGCGCGTCTCGGTGTCCCGCTCGATTTTCGCGCTCATGAACGACCGCGACCGCGCCTACTTCGGCCGCGATGAGTCGAGCGATCAGATCGGGATCCTCGACAACATGCGCGCCATCTTCGGCCGGTCGTATGCGGCCGAGCCGGACGTGCTGGTGGAAGCGTTGCGGGGCGATGAGGCCATCGCTCTAGCCGACACCCTCCTCCTCACCGTGCCTAACACGCTCGGCGTCGAGTACAACGCGCACGTGATCGAGTCGATCCTGACGCACGTGGCGCCCGCGCTGGGCTGGCGATAGCTGGTTGCCCGCCCCCAGGGTCAGGGCTAGTGGTGGCCTGAACCCGGCGGCGGTTTCGGGTTAGGCGCTGGCTTGGGTGCGGGCGGCGGCGGCGAAGGTTTATGCTTCGGGTCAGGCGGCGGCTTCGGTGCCGGTGCCGGTGCCGGTGCCGGCGGCGGCGCGGGAGCAGGCGCAGGCTTCGGCGCCGCAACGGTAACAATGGCCGCGCTCCCGGACGCGTTGCCACTTCTTGCCGTGATGATTGCGGCGCCCGCGCCGACCGCTTTCACGACGCCCTCGGCGGACACGGTCGCCGCCGACGGCGTCGCCGAGGTCCACGCGATCGGCGCGCCCTGGATCACGCGGCCTCTCTCGTCCTTCACCTTGGCAGTCAACGTGGTGCTCTTACCCACGGTGAGCGTGGCAGAAGCCGGTGTGATCATGACGGTCACGGCGACGGGCGCGTGCACGACGACCACGGCGCTCGCGGACTGCCCGTCGCTGGTCGCGGTGATGGTGGCTGCGCCGGCCGCCACGCCGGTGACGAGTCCACTGGCATTCACCGTGGCGACGTTAGGCGACTTGCTGTTCCACGCCACCGTCCGGCCGGCGAGCGGCTCATGGTTCTCGTCGAACGGCGTCGCGGTCAGTTGTGCGCTACCGGGCAGCACGATGGTGTCGCGGCCCGGAGACACCGACACCGACGCCACGCGCGGCGGGAGCACCGTGATGGTCGAAATGCCGGACGCGCCGCCGGCGCTCGCGGCGATCTGCACGGTCCCCTGCGCGCGGCCGGTCACGACGCCGGCGTCGGACACCGTTCCCACTGACGCGTTTCCAGTGTTCCAGAAAACTCGTTGGCCGGAGATGGTCTGGCCGCCCGGGCTCGTCACCGTTGCCTGCAGGGCGGTGGTCTTGCCGACCGCGACGGTGTCGACGGAGGGCGAGACCTTCACCGACCCCACCGGTCCGTTAGGCGACGTGCTCGAGCTGCACGCCGCGGTCGCGAACGCGAACCACGCGGCAGCGGCGATTGCGGCGAAACGGGACAGACCTGGCATCAGACGCGTGACGGGTCGGGCCGGCTGGGCGTTGGCGCAACGCCGGCTGTTCACCCGGCCAACCTTTGCAAGGCATGCGCCGCGAGGTGGGGCAAGCGTGCGCTGACGCGGCGCCGAGCATCGGGCCAATGCGTACCCGATTTTGTGGACACCGCAATGACCCCCGGGGTAGCTTCAGCTCTCGGCGCCCGAGCGAATAGAGCGTCGTCGCGCTACCTTTCAGTCTCAACCGCACTCGAACACACATGACCGTCCTCGTCGTCGGCTCCATTGCGCTCGACTCGGTAGAAACGCCCTTCGGCCGCGCCGAGAACGTGCTCGGCGGCTCGGCGGTCTTCTTCGCGGCATCGGCAAGTTTGCTCACCGACGTCCAGATGGTGGGCGTCGTGGGCAGCGACTACCCGGTGGACCAACTGGACGTTTTGGCCGAGCGCGGCGTGGACCTCACGGGGATCGAACGCGCCCAGGGCGAATCATTTCGCTGGCGCGGCCGCTACCGCCACGATCTGAATACGGCCGAAACGCTCGAGACCCGGCTCGGCGTCTTCTCGCACTTTCGTCCCAAGATTCCCGAAGCGTTCCGCGACGCGCCGTTCGTCTTCCTCGGCAACATCGATCCGCGGCTCCAGTTGGACGTGCTGCAACAGGTGCACAAGCCGC
Above is a window of Gemmatimonadaceae bacterium DNA encoding:
- a CDS encoding LLM class flavin-dependent oxidoreductase codes for the protein MKKIGFLSFGHWTPSRPSVARSARDVLQQSIELAVAAEQLGADGSYFRVHHFAQQLGSPFPLLAAVAARTSRIEIGTAVIDMRYENPFYMVENAGSADLISNGRLQLGISRGSPEQVIEGWRHFGYTPPEGGTDADLGRRHAEVFLDLLRGEGFAKPNPRPMFPNPPGLLRLEPHSPGLRDRIWWGSASNATAIWAAQHGMNLQSSTLKEDESGEPFHVQQARQIRIFRQAWTDAGHTREPRVSVSRSIFALMNDRDRAYFGRDESSDQIGILDNMRAIFGRSYAAEPDVLVEALRGDEAIALADTLLLTVPNTLGVEYNAHVIESILTHVAPALGWR
- a CDS encoding Ig-like domain-containing protein — encoded protein: MPGLSRFAAIAAAAWFAFATAACSSSTSPNGPVGSVKVSPSVDTVAVGKTTALQATVTSPGGQTISGQRVFWNTGNASVGTVSDAGVVTGRAQGTVQIAASAGGASGISTITVLPPRVASVSVSPGRDTIVLPGSAQLTATPFDENHEPLAGRTVAWNSKSPNVATVNASGLVTGVAAGAATITATSDGQSASAVVVVHAPVAVTVMITPASATLTVGKSTTLTAKVKDERGRVIQGAPIAWTSATPSAATVSAEGVVKAVGAGAAIITARSGNASGSAAIVTVAAPKPAPAPAPPPAPAPAPAPKPPPDPKHKPSPPPPAPKPAPNPKPPPGSGHH